TCTTGGCGGTGAGATATTGCCCGACTTTTagtttttttcttgttcctcACTTCCCGACAATACAAGCTTGCTGCTACTCAACCTCTTTGCTAAATCTTCAGCTTCATATTCGAAAAGATGAGATCCCTCACAGAAGTATGTGCATCTTGCAATCACCATCAATTACTTTGACTAACTCATGCCTCTTTTAGGAAGAAACACGGACGCTCTTCACAAAGCTAGCTTCCTATACTGGCCGCAGTCTCAATTCTCTTATCACCCCGGCCGAAGATGGAACTATGAGTGTTTTCCGCTTGCAAGGATCCCGGGTCTACTACGTGAACAAGGAGATCGCCAATCTGAGTGTTTCTTTTCCTCGCGACGAACTGCTCAGCATGGGCACTATGGTCGGCAAATTTACTAAGGTCCGAGTCTCTCTACTGTTATTCTGGTCAACGATGCTAATATTATGGCAGACGGGCAAGTTCCGCATCAACTTGACAGCTCTGGATCTTCTGGCGCAACACGCCCGGTACAAGGTACGTGGTACAAGTTTAGCAATGCAACAACGCATCATGCTAACCCTAGATCTCTATCACAGGTCTGGATCAAAGCAAATGGAGTGATGGTAAGCTTATTCAACCTTCCGACATGATCTGCTTTGCTCACAATATTTTAGCCTCTACTCTATGGCGGCTCAGTTCTAAAAGCCCACGTGGCTCGCTTTTCAGAAGATTGCCCCGAAAACGCTGGCGTTGTAATTTATGATCAGAATGACACTGCCCTGGGGTTCGGAGTTACAGCACGGTCATCCGCGCAGATCGCAAAATTGGATCCTACCAGTATCGCGGTCCATCGTCAGGTATGTACAGTTTGGCTCTGATGGTTACTTACGTTGGCTAACCGAACCGAATAGGCCGACGCGGGAGAGTACCTCAGAGAGGTGGGTTGGATCTATCTTCAAATTTTCGAGGACCAAATTGCTAACATTCACATTAGGAGGATACGTTGTTCACAACCTAAGCAAATTCAACATGAGACCGAATCTTACATGTTTGCACCTCGCAAAAGGCGTTTGGGAGTTTTACCTGATCTATCTGATCTTACAAAAGTTGACTACGCATTT
Above is a window of Penicillium digitatum chromosome 2, complete sequence DNA encoding:
- a CDS encoding Nip7p — translated: MRSLTEEETRTLFTKLASYTGRSLNSLITPAEDGTMSVFRLQGSRVYYVNKEIANLSVSFPRDELLSMGTMVGKFTKTGKFRINLTALDLLAQHARYKVWIKANGVMPLLYGGSVLKAHVARFSEDCPENAGVVIYDQNDTALGFGVTARSSAQIAKLDPTSIAVHRQADAGEYLREEDTLFTT